In the Gemmatimonadaceae bacterium genome, one interval contains:
- a CDS encoding pre-peptidase C-terminal domain-containing protein, which produces MSNRIVTRCASLMLAAFVIAGCSDDEPTGIDILPWETTPRSVGILQGATTQIGVTGIAASDVTWSSSDATIATVNAAGLVSGVGAGTTAISATSTSDGTIISSNVTVTAVPTLTSGVARTGISGTPGNPPYFKVIVPAGATNLTIAMSGGTGDADIHVRFGALPTLTQFDCRPWAGGNNETCTFTPPQVGTYFIMIDPYVAFTGVSLVATITP; this is translated from the coding sequence ATGTCGAATCGTATCGTCACTCGTTGTGCCAGCTTGATGCTTGCGGCCTTCGTCATCGCCGGTTGTAGCGACGACGAGCCGACCGGGATTGACATCCTTCCCTGGGAGACCACTCCCCGCTCCGTAGGCATTCTCCAGGGCGCAACCACACAGATCGGTGTGACGGGAATCGCCGCATCAGACGTTACGTGGTCCAGCTCGGACGCTACGATCGCGACCGTCAACGCTGCCGGCCTCGTATCGGGCGTCGGTGCCGGAACCACTGCGATCAGCGCGACCTCCACATCCGACGGTACGATCATCTCGTCCAATGTCACCGTGACCGCGGTTCCGACCCTCACGAGCGGCGTTGCAAGGACGGGCATCTCCGGCACGCCGGGCAACCCGCCGTACTTCAAGGTCATCGTTCCTGCAGGCGCGACGAACCTCACCATTGCCATGTCGGGCGGTACCGGTGATGCTGACATCCACGTCCGCTTTGGAGCGCTCCCCACGCTAACTCAGTTCGACTGCCGTCCGTGGGCCGGTGGAAACAACGAAACGTGTACGTTCACGCCTCCGCAGGTTGGGACGTACTTCATCATGATCGACCCGTACGTCGCGT
- a CDS encoding aryl-sulfate sulfotransferase: MAIRYRLGFLLALVFLAGSCDDPAEPLPSGVLSVSIDSSAGPIIRVATITLERPAPVDVVYGAPDTPTLRITADSQASVYRIVLPRLRADSKYRLQVGIPEEGGVHETTFGTAPLPADLARIELTITGEPTYPVSLIEIAGAPPGEFTGLLMVEQGEIVGYMHVPGSLFGMTRRANGDIGLMHPLVGLVVQRLDGTVVHQLPSSSSSTAYGRIHHDLTATPSNTILFIAADVQTVDGVAVTGEALWEWSPEAGTVVKRWSAFDHLDWRTERGRESTRSNAGNWLHGNGIQYGPRGNVIMSLRNINQVISIAPDFQSVEWKLGGDNPTLAVPDGDRFFGQHYVSEPKLNHLLVYDNGFERPGCVDPPSAPCYTRAIEYVIDRTANTATKVWEYRHFPDIFAALVGSVRRLPNGNSVVLFGMSVQNQSTGPITAVEVNDAGQVQWRLTVPDTDVAFPQNTPGRPGPPSRLYRLTPIASLLGEVRASFR, encoded by the coding sequence ATGGCGATCCGGTACCGGCTTGGCTTTCTGCTTGCGCTCGTTTTTCTCGCCGGGTCGTGTGACGACCCCGCGGAGCCGCTTCCCTCGGGCGTGCTGTCGGTCTCCATAGATAGCTCGGCCGGCCCGATCATCCGGGTGGCAACGATAACGCTGGAGCGGCCGGCGCCGGTCGACGTCGTGTACGGTGCGCCCGACACTCCCACTCTCCGGATCACAGCCGATTCACAGGCCAGCGTGTATCGCATCGTACTGCCGCGGCTGCGAGCGGACAGCAAGTACCGCCTGCAGGTGGGGATTCCCGAGGAAGGCGGGGTCCACGAAACGACCTTCGGAACTGCGCCGCTGCCGGCCGACCTCGCGCGGATCGAGCTGACGATTACAGGCGAGCCGACTTATCCGGTCTCGCTGATCGAGATCGCCGGCGCCCCGCCGGGGGAGTTCACCGGCCTGCTGATGGTCGAGCAGGGCGAGATCGTGGGCTACATGCACGTGCCGGGGTCGCTGTTCGGAATGACGAGACGCGCGAACGGCGACATCGGTCTCATGCACCCGCTCGTGGGACTCGTGGTACAGCGCCTGGACGGCACCGTCGTTCATCAGCTGCCCTCGTCGAGCTCGAGCACCGCCTACGGCCGCATTCACCACGACCTCACAGCGACGCCATCTAATACGATCCTTTTCATCGCGGCGGACGTCCAGACAGTGGATGGTGTTGCGGTCACGGGCGAAGCGCTGTGGGAGTGGAGCCCGGAAGCGGGGACGGTCGTGAAGCGCTGGAGCGCATTCGATCATCTCGACTGGCGAACCGAGCGCGGTCGCGAGAGCACGCGGTCCAACGCCGGCAACTGGCTGCATGGAAATGGAATCCAGTACGGTCCGCGCGGCAACGTGATAATGTCGCTGCGCAACATCAATCAGGTGATCTCCATCGCGCCGGATTTCCAGTCGGTGGAGTGGAAGCTCGGCGGGGACAACCCCACTCTGGCCGTTCCCGACGGCGACAGGTTCTTCGGACAGCACTACGTCTCGGAGCCGAAGCTCAACCACTTGCTGGTGTACGACAACGGCTTCGAGCGGCCGGGGTGCGTGGATCCGCCGAGCGCGCCGTGCTACACCCGGGCCATCGAGTATGTGATCGATCGCACGGCGAATACCGCGACCAAGGTGTGGGAATACCGGCACTTCCCGGATATTTTCGCCGCGCTGGTCGGCTCGGTGCGCCGGCTGCCGAACGGAAATTCAGTGGTGCTGTTTGGAATGAGCGTGCAGAACCAGTCGACGGGACCAATTACCGCCGTCGAAGTGAACGACGCCGGCCAAGTTCAGTGGCGGCTGACCGTGCCGGATACCGATGTAGCGTTCCCGCAGAACACGCCGGGTCGGCCGGGGCCGCCGAGCCGCCTCTACCGCCTCACGCCAATCGCGTCACTCCTCGGCGAGGTTCGTGCTTCGTTTCGCTGA
- a CDS encoding PBP1A family penicillin-binding protein codes for MTLPPFAPVRTNRRTAGLVAAIAAGILALPHAAGAQQREPWQIITPPQASLVLARDGSMIGEIGRERRVSIALSSLPPYVGQAFVAVEDQRFYQHDGVDVVGIAGALKDNLLGERRGASTITQQLVGNMHPDIIDRSDPGIGRKVREQQAAREMERHYNKQQILEAYLNQIAFGHGWFGIEVASRHYFGKPAAQLTLAEAATLAAVPKGPAVFDPLRNPDRVRTRRNVVLRLMAEQRYISAAAARAAQSTLLALAPNRGMSAPAQNFVNVVRVQATRAGIPVMNGGYRIYTALDPDLQNAAVAAIEAEASAFEAWPGYRHPTRASHRSGTPNYLQGVAVAIDPSNGDVRALVGGRDYEDSQFDRAVDGERQPGSAFKPIVYAAAINQALTPLTIVQDTAVSFRLTNGTYYRPQNSDRRFMGAMTLRDALARSRNVVAVQLAVEMGMDSVIAMARRMGISSPITPGPASAIGASVVQPLDIVAAFTAFANLGTPVEPRFIHRIEDSRGRTVHSAPVQALAPAMDARVAFVVREMMRDVVDRGTATSVRRFVPATVPVAGKTGTTNDNTDTWFIGLTPDIVAGVWFGFDRPTPISGAAAGGTLAAPAWGRIVATMYRSRGPGQSWTPPPGVISATAERGTGLLAGELTPADRRYTEYFVEGTEPEVLRLDPWRVLERGPLQ; via the coding sequence ATGACGCTTCCACCCTTCGCACCTGTGCGGACAAATCGCAGGACCGCGGGACTCGTGGCGGCTATCGCCGCCGGAATCCTCGCGCTCCCGCACGCCGCGGGCGCGCAGCAGCGCGAGCCATGGCAAATCATCACGCCGCCGCAGGCCTCGCTGGTGCTGGCGCGCGACGGCTCGATGATCGGAGAGATCGGCCGCGAGCGGCGCGTGTCCATAGCTCTGTCCTCGCTCCCGCCGTACGTGGGGCAGGCGTTCGTCGCCGTGGAAGACCAGCGCTTCTATCAGCACGACGGCGTGGACGTCGTCGGCATCGCGGGCGCGCTCAAGGACAACCTGCTGGGCGAGCGCCGCGGCGCAAGCACGATCACCCAGCAGCTCGTGGGCAACATGCACCCCGACATCATTGACCGGTCCGACCCCGGGATCGGCCGCAAGGTGCGCGAGCAGCAAGCGGCGCGGGAGATGGAGCGGCATTACAACAAGCAGCAGATCCTCGAGGCGTACCTGAACCAGATCGCCTTCGGACACGGCTGGTTCGGGATCGAGGTCGCGTCCCGGCACTACTTCGGCAAGCCCGCAGCGCAGCTCACTCTGGCCGAGGCCGCCACGCTCGCGGCGGTACCCAAGGGGCCGGCGGTATTCGATCCGCTGCGGAACCCGGACCGCGTGCGGACCCGGCGCAACGTGGTGCTCCGGCTCATGGCCGAGCAGCGGTACATCTCGGCCGCGGCGGCGCGCGCCGCGCAGAGCACACTGCTCGCGCTCGCGCCGAACCGGGGTATGTCGGCGCCCGCGCAGAACTTCGTGAACGTCGTGCGGGTGCAGGCGACGCGCGCGGGAATCCCTGTGATGAACGGCGGGTATCGCATTTACACGGCGCTGGATCCGGATCTCCAGAACGCGGCAGTGGCCGCGATCGAAGCGGAAGCGTCGGCGTTCGAGGCGTGGCCCGGCTACAGGCACCCGACCCGGGCGAGCCACAGGAGCGGCACGCCGAATTACCTGCAGGGCGTCGCCGTCGCGATCGATCCGTCCAACGGCGACGTGCGCGCGCTCGTGGGAGGGCGCGACTACGAGGATTCGCAGTTCGATCGGGCCGTGGACGGGGAGCGGCAGCCCGGCTCGGCGTTCAAGCCCATCGTGTACGCCGCGGCGATCAATCAGGCGCTCACCCCGCTCACGATCGTGCAGGACACTGCCGTCTCGTTCCGGCTGACGAACGGCACTTACTACCGGCCGCAGAACTCCGACCGCCGGTTTATGGGAGCGATGACCCTGCGCGACGCGTTGGCGCGGTCGCGCAACGTCGTGGCGGTACAGCTCGCCGTCGAGATGGGGATGGACTCCGTCATCGCGATGGCGCGGAGGATGGGGATCAGCTCCCCGATCACGCCCGGGCCGGCCAGCGCTATCGGGGCCTCGGTCGTCCAACCGCTCGACATCGTCGCGGCTTTCACGGCTTTCGCGAACCTGGGCACGCCGGTCGAGCCGCGCTTCATCCACCGGATCGAGGACAGCCGGGGCCGGACGGTGCATTCCGCCCCCGTTCAGGCCCTCGCCCCGGCCATGGACGCCCGGGTGGCTTTCGTGGTCCGGGAGATGATGCGGGACGTGGTGGACCGGGGAACGGCCACCAGCGTCCGCCGGTTCGTTCCGGCGACGGTCCCGGTAGCCGGCAAGACCGGCACGACCAACGACAATACGGACACCTGGTTCATCGGTTTGACACCGGACATTGTGGCCGGTGTCTGGTTCGGGTTCGACCGGCCTACGCCGATCAGCGGGGCCGCGGCGGGTGGCACCCTGGCCGCCCCTGCTTGGGGGCGAATTGTGGCCACCATGTACCGGTCCAGGGGCCCCGGACAGAGCTGGACGCCCCCGCCGGGCGTCATCTCGGCCACGGCCGAGCGGGGGACAGGGCTGCTCGCCGGCGAGTTGACCCCCGCGGATCGCCGCTACACTGAGTATTTCGTGGAGGGCACCGAGCCCGAGGTCCTCCGGCTGGACCCCTGGAGGGTCCTGGAACGGGGCCCCCTGCAATAA
- a CDS encoding NAD+ synthase — protein sequence MHSLVHLAAVQFKPRKGDYAGSLERLGPVFAQLDELDPRPELVHFAETALTGYFVEGGVREVAVTAGTLAADLHKVYTDVTGGARTLDVALGFYELFRNSLYNSALYATLGGDAPVVRHVHRKLFLPTYGLFDEERFVDRGLELRAFDTSVGRVAMVVCEDAWHSFMGTVAALDGARLLLIHSASPGRGPWQREPEEAPAPGPATLDRWDRLARDIAEEHGMYVSVAQLVGSEGGKLLTGGSVLVGPKGDIRARGPVWDEGIVSVTVDMTDVTKARSDMPLLSDFETLLPHMLENVQRIKRGDPVELEYDKAKKKPTAKKAVKPAKADKGAVAGNGKKKGGLKVTRVIERPLAPPPIDIDPKLTTEWLVAFIRDEMERRRFSKIVVALSGGVDSACSTYLAARALGPENVIAVRLPYRTSSPESLAHAQLVIDDLGIASETIEITGAVDGYFAHEPEADPTRRGNVMARVRMIALFDMSVKYCALPIGTSNKTERLLGYFTWHADDSPPINPLGDLLKTQVLTLARYLGVPEEIVAKPPTADLVQGQTDEGDMGITYAKADEILNWLVSGYRPEEVVSRGYDAAEVEVVNRRLSSTHWKRRLPTVAMLSTAAIGESYLRPVDY from the coding sequence ATGCATTCACTAGTACACCTGGCGGCGGTACAGTTCAAACCGCGCAAGGGTGATTACGCCGGCAGCCTCGAGCGGCTGGGGCCCGTCTTTGCCCAGCTCGACGAGCTGGACCCCCGGCCCGAGCTCGTGCACTTCGCGGAGACCGCGCTCACCGGCTACTTCGTGGAAGGCGGCGTCCGCGAGGTCGCCGTCACCGCGGGGACGCTCGCGGCCGACCTCCACAAAGTGTACACCGACGTCACGGGCGGCGCGCGTACGCTTGACGTCGCGCTGGGCTTCTACGAGCTGTTCCGGAACTCGCTGTACAACAGCGCGCTGTACGCCACGCTCGGCGGCGACGCGCCGGTCGTCCGGCACGTGCACCGAAAGCTCTTCCTCCCGACGTACGGGCTGTTCGACGAGGAGCGCTTCGTGGACCGCGGGCTCGAGCTGCGCGCGTTCGACACGTCCGTCGGCCGCGTGGCGATGGTCGTGTGCGAGGATGCGTGGCACAGCTTCATGGGGACGGTTGCGGCTCTCGACGGGGCTCGACTCCTGTTGATTCACTCGGCGTCTCCGGGACGCGGCCCCTGGCAGCGCGAGCCGGAGGAAGCGCCCGCGCCGGGACCGGCCACGCTCGACCGCTGGGACCGGCTCGCGCGCGACATCGCGGAGGAGCACGGCATGTACGTCTCCGTCGCGCAGCTCGTCGGCAGCGAGGGCGGCAAGCTGTTGACGGGCGGCTCCGTGCTCGTCGGGCCCAAGGGAGACATCCGCGCGCGCGGCCCCGTCTGGGACGAGGGGATCGTGAGCGTGACAGTGGACATGACCGACGTAACCAAGGCGCGCTCGGACATGCCGCTCCTGAGCGACTTCGAGACGCTGCTGCCGCACATGCTGGAGAACGTGCAGCGCATCAAGCGCGGTGACCCGGTCGAGCTCGAGTACGACAAGGCGAAAAAGAAGCCCACCGCGAAGAAAGCGGTGAAGCCGGCGAAAGCCGACAAGGGTGCGGTAGCCGGAAACGGGAAGAAGAAGGGCGGCCTCAAGGTCACCCGCGTGATCGAGCGCCCGCTCGCTCCGCCGCCGATCGACATCGACCCGAAGCTGACGACGGAGTGGCTCGTGGCCTTCATCCGGGACGAGATGGAGCGCCGGCGCTTCAGCAAGATCGTCGTCGCGCTGTCCGGCGGGGTCGATTCAGCCTGCTCCACCTACCTCGCCGCCCGCGCGCTCGGCCCGGAGAACGTCATCGCCGTGCGCCTTCCTTATAGAACGTCGAGCCCGGAGAGCCTGGCGCACGCACAGCTCGTGATCGACGATCTCGGGATCGCGTCCGAGACCATCGAGATTACGGGGGCCGTGGACGGCTACTTCGCGCACGAGCCCGAAGCCGATCCGACGCGCCGCGGCAACGTCATGGCGCGCGTGCGCATGATCGCGCTGTTCGACATGTCGGTGAAGTACTGCGCGTTGCCCATCGGCACGAGCAACAAGACGGAGCGGCTGCTCGGATATTTTACCTGGCACGCGGACGACAGCCCGCCGATAAATCCGCTGGGCGACCTGCTCAAGACGCAGGTGCTGACGCTCGCGCGCTACCTCGGCGTGCCCGAGGAGATCGTCGCGAAACCTCCCACGGCCGATCTGGTACAAGGACAGACCGACGAAGGCGACATGGGGATCACCTACGCCAAGGCGGACGAGATCCTCAACTGGCTCGTCAGCGGCTACCGGCCGGAGGAAGTCGTTTCGCGCGGGTACGACGCAGCCGAGGTGGAGGTGGTGAACCGGCGGCTCTCGTCCACGCACTGGAAGCGCCGGCTTCCGACGGTCGCGATGCTCAGCACCGCCGCGATCGGCGAGTCGTATCTGCGACCCGTCGATTACTGA